From the Mangifera indica cultivar Alphonso chromosome 10, CATAS_Mindica_2.1, whole genome shotgun sequence genome, one window contains:
- the LOC123228076 gene encoding flavonol 4'-sulfotransferase-like: MESQLPSEKTVSSKASNEEENSPKTPETYRKIISTLPREYGWKAHGDLCLYQNFWCFSYLIEGAMFAQDHYNAQPTDIFLCSVPKSGTTWLKALTFSIVTRTQFDNSTTPLLFQGPHNCLPLLEIDFYRKGMKPEPGTLPLVASHLPYSSLPKSVIDSGCKIVYVCREPKDAFVSAWHFTRKLPHGVEEPMSLEEAFELFCKGVSDFGPYWDHVLGFWKASLERPEKILFLKYEELMKKTVFYVKRTAQFMGYPFSLEEEKEGKIQSIVEFCSFEKLSNLEINKTGKYSEDIPVENKALFRKGKVGDWKNYLTPEMAERLDGITKQKLGEFGLF, from the coding sequence ATGGAATCCCAATTGCCCTCCGAAAAAACTGTTTCGTCCAAAGCttcaaatgaagaagaaaattctcCTAAAACCCCAGAAACATacagaaaaataatttcaactcTTCCCAGAGAATATGGCTGGAAGGCTCACGGCGATCTTTGCTTGTACCAAAACTTTTGGTGTTTTTCCTACCTAATAGAAGGCGCCATGTTTGCTCAAGATCACTACAATGCTCAGCCTACCGATATTTTTCTGTGCAGCGTTCCGAAAAGTGGCACCACTTGGCTCAAGGCCCTCACTTTTTCTATCGTAACTCGAACTCAATTCGACAATTCCACCACCCCATTGCTCTTCCAGGGTCCCCATAATTGCCTTCCCTTACTAGAAATAGATTTTTACAGGAAAGGAATGAAGCCTGAGCCAGGAACTCTACCGCTTGTGGCCTCCCATTTGCCGTATTCTTCGTTGCCGAAATCGGTGATTGATTCAGGGTGTAAGATCGTTTACGTCTGCAGAGAACCGAAGGATGCGTTTGTTTCTGCTTGGCATTTTACGCGAAAGTTGCCGCATGGAGTTGAAGAACCGATGTCCCTGGAGGAGGCTTTTGAGTTGTTTTGCAAAGGAGTTTCTGATTTTGGGCCTTATTGGGATCATGTATTAGGGTTTTGGAAAGCAAGCCTGGAACGGCCTGAGAAAATATTGTTCTTAAAATATGAAGAGCTGATGAAGAAGACGGTGTTTTATGTGAAGAGAACGGCGCAGTTCATGGGATATCCTTTCTCCttggaggaagagaaagaaggGAAAATTCAGAGTATAGTTGAGTTTTGTAGTTTTGAGAAGTTGAGCAATTTGGAGATCAATAAGACCGGAAAATATTCTGAGGATATTCCTGTTGAGAACAAAGCACTTTTTCGGAAAGGCAAAGTCGGAGATTGGAAAAATTATCTTACGCCTGAGATGGCCGAACGTTTGGATGGAATAACGAAGCAGAAATTGGGtgaatttggtttgttttga